Proteins from a single region of Kluyveromyces lactis strain NRRL Y-1140 chromosome C complete sequence:
- the JJJ3 gene encoding Jjj3p (similar to uniprot|P47138 Saccharomyces cerevisiae YJR097W JJJ3 Protein required along with Dph1p Dph2p Kti11p and Dph5p for synthesis of diphthamide which is a modified histidine residue of translation elongation factor 2 (Eft1p or Eft2p) contains a DnaJ-like domain), translated as MQRSFYEILGIESDASNIEIKRAYRAMLLETHPDKSGLNYNSNGNNTSSHSVTDIQEAYQTLIDQDLRKKYDEELAESFKKLGFHNAGDGLDLFSLDLFDYSGDEQSFSMNCPRCQITDGFQLTEDALEEHAIDYEGGGYFVLVQCSACSLWLKVLFDVMEE; from the coding sequence ATGCAACGATCCTTCTATGAAATTTTGGGCATTGAAAGCGATGCCAGTAATATCGAAATTAAAAGAGCTTATAGGGCCATGTTACTGGAAACACATCCTGATAAATCTGGATTGAATTATAATTCCAACGGAAACAATACATCTAGTCATTCTGTTACTGATATCCAGGAAGCTTACCAGACCCTCATTGATCAGGATTTGAGgaaaaaatatgatgaGGAACTTGCTGAATCGTTCAAGAAACTTGGCTTTCACAATGCAGGTGATGGTCTAGATCTTTTCTCTCTAGATCTGTTCGATTACAGCGGAGATGAACAATCTTTTTCGATGAATTGTCCCAGGTGTCAAATAACTGATGGGTTCCAATTAACCGAAGATGCTTTGGAAGAACATGCGATAGATTATGAGGGAGGTGGATATTTCGTATTGGTGCAATGTTCGGCTTGTTCACTATGGTTGAAAGTCTTATTTGACGTTATGGAAGAGTGA
- a CDS encoding uncharacterized protein (similar to uniprot|P47139 Saccharomyces cerevisiae YJR098C Hypothetical ORF), with amino-acid sequence MPVDQLSTDSDLEREEAAQSQLDVNSVTSYESPKDLYAEEASSFIGGSAVISRVNTQRRKSTGAKSLYEDEEESNEGESRKEDFSNLLASPDLVESKPKKLDAQEKVSKDVESDESEISSFDTKPSHKIFTFSLPFGGKNLLPVSPLTSIRAFLSNEQISNDGVTEPTTSSDDKENRKLDRNQIKLKLKRQESITSIEERFLFANNKGIQNVRSKAVKHALKPETLINAIRSFSNIDPEEITEDGYSVSRLETVWDELEGDVVILGGYRGSILRNAETMKRVWIPIKAGFNIRKINLLLGPKEDDELRATETIIPDGMLTHIGPIDVARKLIRRLKMNPNVNVEDFGYDWRLSLDITATQLKDKLQELYDKQTIKKGTFLIAHSMGGLLAHKVLQDYTHLIRGIIYVGAPSQCPNILGPLRFGDEVILNKSILNAESNFFMRSSFYFLPHDGRCFINKDTYERYDLDFFDPNVWKEYGLSPLVSKERESTSKIDKVKDSLKLAILSPVKMIKSSSNLLKDETENDFITSFEDSYNYLKRILPKTKRFLDQLEHDSEKTYPPLAIVYGDRVPTVRGAKVKNREEIKKGLYQDFYYGPGDGVVHHKWLLPEKCGFPIVAKIASEMPHVSLMTDFEAISKAFISILDAEQTNTEKEP; translated from the coding sequence ATGCCTGTAGATCAATTATCTACTGATTCTGATCTAGAACGTGAAGAGGCCGCTCAAAGTCAGCTTGACGTAAACTCTGTCACAAGCTATGAATCCCCGAAGGACCTTTATGCAGAAGAGGCAAGCTCCTTTATTGGTGGATCTGCGGTTATTTCAAGAGTGAATACCCAACGACGGAAAAGCACCGGTGCTAAATCCCTttatgaagatgaggaagaaagTAACGAGGGCGAATCAAGGAAAGAAGACTTCAGTAATTTATTGGCAAGTCCCGACCTTGTTGAATctaaaccaaagaaactaGATGCGCAGGAAAAAGTATCAAAAGATGTCGAGAGTGATGAATCTGAGATAAGTTCATTTGATACGAAGCCATCACATAAGATTTTTACCTTCAGTCTTCCATTCGGGGGTAAAAATCTTTTGCCAGTATCTCCATTGACATCAATTAGAGCTTTCTTGTCCAATGAGCAAATAAGCAACGATGGAGTTACTGAACCAACAACCAGCTCagatgataaagaaaacagaaaattagatagaaatcaaattaagttgaaattaaagCGTCAAGAATCTATTACATCTATCGAGGAGCGCTTTCTGTTTGCTAATAATAAAGGAATTCAAAACGTAAGATCAAAAGCAGTGAAACATGCTCTAAAACCTGAAACCTTAATAAACGCAATTAGaagtttttccaatatAGATCCTGAAGAAATCACAGAAGATGGGTATTCAGTCTCACGGCTTGAAACTGTTTGGGACGAGTTGGAAGGGGATGTTGTAATTTTAGGAGGCTATCGTGGTAGTATATTGAGAAATGCTGAAACTATGAAACGTGTGTGGATACCAATAAAGGCTGGTTTTAATATTAGGAAGATCAACCTTTTATTAGGCccaaaagaagatgatgaacttCGTGCAACAGAAACCATAATTCCCGATGGTATGTTGACCCATATCGGGCCAATAGATGTTGCAAGGAAACTAATACGACGCTTAAAGATGAATCCAAACGTTAATGTAGAAGACTTTGGATACGATTGGAGATTATCTTTAGATATTACGGCAACACAATTAAAGGATAAGCTCCAAGAACTTTATGATAAACAAACGATAAAAAAAGGAACTTTCTTAATTGCGCACTCGATGGGTGGTCTTCTGGCACATAAAGTTTTACAAGATTATACGCACTTGATAAGAGGAATAATTTATGTAGGGGCTCCGAGTCAGTGTCCTAATATTTTAGGTCCCTTAAGATTTGGTGATGAAGTTATACTAAACAAAAGCATATTGAACGCAGAGAGTAATTTCTTTATGAGAAGcagtttttattttttgcCGCATGATGGTAGATGTTTTATCAATAAAGATACCTATGAAAGATATGAtcttgatttctttgatccGAATGTGTGGAAGGAATACGGTCTTTCTCCGTTAGTaagtaaagaaagagaaagcaCATCAAAAATAGACAAGGTTAAAGACTCCTTAAAGTTGGCAATCTTATCACCAGTCAAAATGATCAAATCATCGAgcaatcttttgaaagacGAGACTGAAAACGATTTTATCACTTCATTTGAGGACTCTTATAACTATCTGAAAAGGATTCTTCCAAAGACTAAGCGTTTCTTAGATCAACTAGAACACGATTCTGAAAAGACATATCCGCCGCTAGCAATAGTATATGGTGATAGGGTTCCGACGGTCAGAGGTGCCAAGGTTAAAAATCGGGAGGAGATAAAGAAAGGACTGTATCAAGACTTTTATTACGGACCTGGTGACGGTGTTGTACATCACAAGTGGTTACTTCCAGAAAAATGCGGCTTTCCTATTGTAGCAAAGATAGCTAGCGAAATGCCACATGTAAGCCTCATGACAGACTTTGAAGCTATCTCTAAAGCCTTCATTTCCATATTGGACGCTGAGCAAACAAATACGGAGAAAGAACCGTAA